Proteins from a genomic interval of Streptococcus oralis:
- a CDS encoding AI-2E family transporter, whose protein sequence is MNLVKKYTPLILFIGLVALVILNASSFISGAISLFDVISTLIYGAVIAFVLNVPMKKIEQYLVKLKVKAELRRPIAMVLVFLALILIVIAFLVLVLPTLAQTISQLGTVLSTVLTQLRKLLDSSEFVTKDMLSTIVSGIQGQSSSISQALITFLSGLTSNIGNIFSSLMNAFLIIVFTFSFLSSKEHLAAMTSRLLKVFLPEKVVIKLTYIGQVALETYDQFLMSQLIEAVIIGVMIAVGYSLFGLPYGVMTGIFAGVLSFIPYVGPMIACVVGAIFIFTVSPTQALLSLLLYQIIQLIEGNLIYPKVVGQSIGLPALFTLAAASIGGNLFGLLGMIFFTPVFAVIYRLVKEFVVAKENQVD, encoded by the coding sequence ATGAACTTAGTTAAAAAATATACTCCGTTAATCCTTTTTATAGGGCTGGTTGCTCTTGTAATTCTGAATGCATCGAGCTTTATATCAGGAGCAATCTCTCTCTTTGATGTAATATCAACCTTGATTTATGGTGCTGTTATTGCTTTTGTGCTTAATGTTCCTATGAAAAAAATTGAACAGTATTTAGTTAAATTGAAGGTAAAGGCAGAGTTGCGTCGTCCGATTGCCATGGTACTTGTTTTCCTAGCTCTTATCTTAATCGTGATTGCTTTTTTGGTTTTGGTGCTGCCAACCCTAGCTCAGACTATTAGTCAGCTGGGAACAGTCCTTTCAACAGTCCTGACTCAACTTAGGAAATTGCTAGACAGCTCGGAATTTGTAACCAAAGACATGTTGTCAACTATCGTATCAGGCATACAGGGACAATCTAGTTCTATTAGCCAAGCTTTGATAACCTTCTTATCCGGTCTGACTAGTAATATCGGCAATATTTTTTCAAGTTTGATGAATGCCTTTTTGATTATAGTCTTTACCTTTTCATTTTTATCCAGTAAGGAACATTTGGCAGCGATGACGAGTCGACTTCTAAAAGTTTTTCTTCCAGAGAAGGTGGTGATAAAGTTGACTTACATTGGACAAGTAGCACTAGAGACTTATGACCAATTTTTGATGAGTCAGCTGATTGAAGCAGTTATCATAGGAGTTATGATAGCGGTTGGTTACAGCCTGTTTGGACTACCTTATGGGGTAATGACAGGTATCTTTGCAGGAGTGCTATCGTTCATTCCTTATGTAGGGCCTATGATTGCTTGTGTTGTGGGAGCGATTTTTATCTTCACAGTGAGTCCTACTCAAGCCTTACTTTCTCTTCTTCTATATCAAATCATACAACTGATTGAGGGAAATCTTATCTATCCCAAAGTTGTGGGTCAATCTATTGGCTTACCAGCCCTTTTCACGCTTGCGGCTGCTAGTATCGGAGGGAATCTTTTCGGACTACTTGGAATGATATTCTTTACCCCCGTATTTGCTGTTATCTATCGACTGGTTAAAGAATTTGTCGTTGCAAAGGAAAATCAGGTAGATTAA
- the trpC gene encoding indole-3-glycerol phosphate synthase TrpC: protein MSQEFLARILEQKASEAEQMELEQIQPLRQTYRLAEFLKNHRDRLQVIAEVKKASPSLGDINLDVDIVQQAQTYEANGAVMISVLTDEVFFKGHLDYLREISSQVNIPTLNKDFIIDEKQIIRARNAGATVILLIVAALSEERLKELYDYATELGLEVLVETHNLAELEVAHRLGAEIIGVNNRNLTTFEVDLQTSVDLAKHFKDDCLYISESAIFTRQDAERVAPYFNGVLVGTALMQAEDVAQRIKELQIDKG from the coding sequence ATGAGTCAGGAATTTTTAGCACGAATTTTAGAGCAGAAGGCGAGTGAGGCCGAGCAAATGGAGCTGGAGCAAATCCAGCCTTTGCGCCAGACCTATCGCTTAGCAGAATTTTTGAAGAATCACCGGGACCGTTTGCAGGTAATCGCTGAGGTCAAGAAGGCTAGCCCTAGTCTGGGAGATATCAATCTAGATGTGGATATTGTGCAACAGGCCCAGACTTATGAAGCGAATGGCGCAGTGATGATTTCGGTTTTGACAGATGAAGTTTTCTTTAAAGGGCATTTGGATTATTTACGTGAGATCTCCAGTCAGGTAAACATTCCAACGCTCAACAAGGACTTTATCATCGATGAAAAGCAAATCATCCGTGCTCGCAATGCCGGCGCGACAGTTATCTTGCTCATCGTCGCGGCCTTGTCAGAAGAACGCCTCAAGGAACTGTATGACTACGCGACAGAGCTTGGTCTGGAAGTCTTGGTGGAAACTCACAATCTAGCTGAACTAGAAGTAGCCCACAGACTTGGTGCTGAGATTATTGGGGTTAATAACCGCAATTTGACCACCTTTGAAGTCGACTTGCAGACCAGTGTAGACTTGGCTAAACACTTCAAAGATGATTGCTTGTACATATCTGAATCTGCTATTTTCACAAGGCAGGATGCGGAACGTGTAGCACCATACTTTAACGGAGTTTTGGTGGGAACAGCTCTCATGCAGGCAGAAGATGTAGCCCAGAGAATCAAGGAGTTGCAGATTGACAAAGGTTAA
- a CDS encoding prepilin peptidase, whose protein sequence is MIDLYFFLVGSILASFLGLVIDRFPEQSIIRPASHCDSCQTRLRPLDLIPILSQLFNRFRCRYCKAHYPVWYALFELGLGALFLAWSWGFLSLGQVILITAGLTLGIYDFRHQEYPLLVWMTFHLILMACSGWNLIMFFFLALGIMAHFIDIRMGAGDFLFLASCALVFSPTELLILIQFASATGILAFLLQKKKERLPFVPFLLLAACVIIFGKLLLV, encoded by the coding sequence ATGATTGATCTTTATTTTTTTCTTGTAGGGAGCATTCTCGCTTCCTTTCTGGGTTTGGTCATTGACCGTTTTCCTGAGCAATCCATTATCCGACCGGCTAGTCACTGCGATTCCTGTCAGACTCGCTTGCGTCCGTTAGATTTGATTCCTATCCTCTCTCAGCTCTTCAATCGCTTTCGCTGTCGCTATTGTAAGGCTCACTATCCTGTCTGGTATGCCCTTTTTGAATTGGGCTTGGGTGCCCTCTTTCTGGCTTGGTCATGGGGCTTCCTTTCCTTGGGCCAAGTCATTCTAATAACTGCTGGCTTGACCTTGGGAATCTATGACTTTCGCCATCAGGAGTATCCCTTACTGGTCTGGATGACTTTCCACCTAATCCTCATGGCCTGCTCTGGTTGGAATCTGATTATGTTCTTTTTCCTTGCCCTTGGAATCATGGCCCATTTTATCGATATCCGCATGGGAGCAGGGGATTTTCTATTTCTGGCTTCTTGTGCTCTCGTCTTTAGTCCGACCGAATTACTCATCTTGATTCAGTTCGCTTCTGCGACGGGCATTCTGGCCTTTCTACTGCAAAAGAAAAAGGAAAGACTTCCTTTCGTGCCTTTCCTCTTACTTGCTGCTTGTGTGATTATTTTTGGTAAGCTACTGCTTGTTTGA
- a CDS encoding GNAT family N-acetyltransferase, with protein sequence MTIRFEENMSTENAQHVCQWSNSLGKSFQEQWMGPKIPFPLTIQALQDLEGIFSIFDGQEFVGLIQKIRLEDRNLHIGRFFINPQKQGQGLGSQALRKFISLAFENEDIDTISLNVYEANQTAYNLYQKEGFEIVQMVEVPIRKYIMKKGR encoded by the coding sequence ATGACAATTCGTTTTGAAGAAAATATGAGCACAGAAAATGCTCAGCACGTATGCCAATGGTCCAACTCCCTTGGCAAATCCTTTCAAGAACAATGGATGGGACCAAAGATTCCTTTCCCCTTAACAATTCAAGCCTTGCAAGATTTGGAAGGAATCTTTTCTATCTTTGATGGACAAGAGTTTGTGGGGCTTATCCAGAAAATCAGGCTAGAAGACAGGAATCTTCATATCGGGAGATTTTTTATCAACCCCCAGAAACAGGGGCAGGGCTTAGGTAGCCAGGCTTTAAGGAAATTTATTAGTTTGGCCTTTGAAAATGAAGACATAGACACTATTTCTCTAAATGTCTACGAGGCAAATCAAACAGCTTACAATCTTTACCAAAAAGAAGGATTTGAAATCGTTCAAATGGTTGAAGTACCTATACGAAAATACATCATGAAAAAGGGGAGATAG
- a CDS encoding DUF308 domain-containing protein yields MAKILSLGLTGKKLLAQGFLFVLLGLILMVTGTWLPVKVIRLVLFLAWIATVLDLVLRIFKKSQSTDTLGVALVKLLVLGYLLGSNLATDVPIYILALVIGVYQIFHASINLVTYVLYRKNKIRPRFRLLLDGLVLVFLGGTSLLSSTGNSVFQLFVLGAYFFLYGLSNIRDGFLFEGEIGKNHLKRRVRMSLPIVLAALIPARTLAKVNKFMLENADEEEDIHLGIVKSGKTAELEIFVHTAETSLFSAIGHVDIFYQGRVISYGNYDPSSETLFGMVGDGVLYFCDRDKYIDLCKRESQKTLFGYGIDLTPEMEKAIQKKLTELKQLTIPWEPSADKITTGDGKEDYTYAYKIRHETDGELYKFIKSKFKSYFVLSTNCVLLADTIVGQAGTDILSPKGFIAPGTYQAYLDREFEKPNSIVVSKHVY; encoded by the coding sequence ATGGCGAAAATTCTATCTTTAGGTCTGACAGGTAAGAAATTACTTGCTCAGGGGTTCTTGTTTGTTCTGCTAGGTCTCATCTTGATGGTCACGGGGACTTGGTTGCCAGTAAAGGTTATTCGACTGGTTCTGTTTTTAGCTTGGATAGCAACGGTCTTAGATTTAGTATTACGTATTTTCAAAAAAAGTCAGTCAACGGACACCTTGGGAGTTGCACTGGTTAAATTGTTAGTGCTGGGATATTTGCTTGGCTCCAATCTTGCGACGGATGTGCCGATTTATATTTTGGCTCTTGTGATTGGAGTTTATCAGATTTTTCATGCTAGTATTAACCTTGTCACCTATGTTCTCTACCGCAAAAACAAAATTCGACCTCGTTTTCGTCTCTTACTAGATGGACTCGTACTAGTTTTTCTTGGTGGGACTAGTCTTTTGTCCTCTACAGGAAATTCTGTCTTTCAACTCTTTGTTTTAGGGGCTTATTTTTTCCTTTATGGTCTGTCCAATATCCGTGACGGTTTCTTATTTGAAGGGGAAATTGGGAAAAACCATCTCAAACGTCGTGTAAGAATGAGCTTACCTATTGTCCTAGCCGCTCTCATCCCTGCAAGAACTTTAGCAAAAGTTAACAAATTTATGCTGGAAAATGCTGATGAGGAAGAAGATATCCATCTTGGAATAGTGAAGTCTGGTAAGACAGCAGAGCTAGAAATTTTTGTTCATACAGCTGAGACCTCCCTGTTTTCAGCTATTGGTCATGTGGATATCTTCTATCAGGGCCGTGTTATTTCTTATGGCAACTATGATCCGTCATCTGAGACCTTATTTGGTATGGTAGGAGATGGTGTCTTATATTTCTGTGACCGCGATAAGTACATTGATCTATGTAAACGTGAGAGTCAAAAAACACTTTTTGGTTATGGAATAGATTTGACACCTGAAATGGAAAAAGCAATTCAAAAAAAGTTGACTGAATTGAAACAACTGACGATTCCATGGGAGCCAAGTGCGGATAAAATCACGACAGGTGATGGTAAGGAAGACTACACCTACGCTTATAAAATCAGACATGAGACGGATGGGGAACTTTATAAATTTATCAAATCTAAGTTTAAATCCTACTTTGTCTTATCCACAAATTGTGTGCTCTTGGCAGATACCATAGTCGGTCAGGCTGGAACAGATATCCTCTCACCCAAAGGATTTATCGCACCAGGAACTTACCAAGCTTACCTTGACCGAGAGTTTGAAAAACCAAATAGTATAGTCGTATCTAAACATGTTTATTAA
- a CDS encoding S41 family peptidase — protein sequence MKKTDIFKDIVWIMTHDSSTVKDRKGCNPQPFLEKITDDMTEQEFLYQVRTYLASFGIIGHVSFHDKKSGPKGFLLRISEQEMFVEEANQDTGLRVGDRILGMDGMSLEQVALQHPKYFISLTPERRYREWADLLLIAERVTVLRDGQEMSITVRASQQAQKAQIFWKELESDILYLRLDNFMDEEAISRLYQECLQRITETETLIIDVRYNNGGTDSLYFPLLHLGLEEGKGYDTLDLQDDGMEILYTEGNVEQRLKDFETWLQQENISPDTVKLLEDFRNNLLQNRGKGYVRYQDDQDELFPGVKGGHYPEQIFVLSDIYCASSGDNFVKMMKNFKKVTVIGRPTLGILDYSNCCKVDYDDYFLMFPTSRWLAIDKGKGMTDKGVLPDIEIPWTPAHFERDVDLDKCLKLIEMKRKH from the coding sequence ATGAAAAAAACAGATATTTTTAAAGACATTGTTTGGATTATGACACATGATTCATCTACAGTAAAAGATCGCAAAGGGTGCAACCCTCAGCCTTTTCTAGAAAAGATTACAGATGATATGACTGAGCAAGAATTTCTCTATCAAGTCAGGACTTATCTTGCTAGTTTTGGGATTATTGGGCATGTTTCTTTTCATGATAAAAAATCAGGTCCGAAAGGTTTTCTTTTGAGGATAAGTGAGCAGGAAATGTTTGTCGAGGAAGCAAACCAAGATACAGGCCTCCGAGTGGGGGATCGAATCCTCGGTATGGACGGGATGAGTTTGGAGCAAGTAGCTTTGCAACACCCAAAGTACTTTATTAGTCTGACTCCAGAAAGACGATACCGAGAATGGGCAGATTTGCTACTGATAGCAGAGCGAGTGACCGTCTTGCGAGATGGGCAGGAGATGTCTATTACAGTTCGTGCTAGCCAGCAAGCTCAAAAAGCTCAGATCTTTTGGAAAGAGTTGGAGTCAGATATCCTCTATCTACGCTTAGATAATTTTATGGATGAAGAAGCGATTAGCCGTTTATACCAAGAGTGCTTGCAGAGGATTACTGAGACAGAAACTCTTATTATAGATGTCCGTTACAACAATGGGGGCACGGATTCTTTGTATTTTCCGCTCTTACATCTTGGCTTGGAGGAAGGGAAAGGCTATGACACTCTTGATTTACAGGATGATGGAATGGAAATTCTCTATACAGAAGGAAATGTCGAACAACGCTTAAAAGACTTTGAAACATGGCTTCAACAAGAAAATATCAGTCCTGATACGGTGAAACTGCTTGAAGATTTTCGTAATAACTTACTCCAAAATCGAGGGAAAGGCTATGTTCGGTATCAGGATGATCAGGACGAGCTTTTTCCAGGTGTTAAGGGTGGTCACTATCCAGAGCAAATTTTTGTTTTGTCGGATATTTATTGTGCATCATCAGGAGATAATTTTGTCAAGATGATGAAGAATTTTAAGAAAGTAACAGTTATCGGCCGTCCAACGCTTGGTATTTTAGACTACTCAAATTGTTGCAAGGTAGATTATGATGATTACTTTTTGATGTTCCCAACTTCTCGCTGGTTGGCTATAGATAAAGGCAAAGGGATGACGGACAAAGGTGTTCTTCCTGATATAGAAATCCCTTGGACTCCTGCACATTTTGAACGAGATGTAGATCTAGATAAATGTCTGAAGTTGATTGAGATGAAGAGGAAACATTAG
- a CDS encoding phosphoribosylanthranilate isomerase codes for MTKVKICGLSTKEAVETAVSAGVDYIGFVFAPSKRQVTLEEATELAKLIPVNVKKVGVFVLPSRAQLLEAIEKVGLDLIQVHGQVGDDLFEDLPCASIQAVQVDGNGHVPNSQADYLLFDAPVAGSGQTFDWGQLNTTGLVQPIFIAGGLNEDNVVKAIQHFTPYAVDVSSGVETDGQKDHEKIRRFIERAKNGISRTK; via the coding sequence TTGACAAAGGTTAAGATTTGTGGACTATCGACCAAAGAAGCGGTGGAAACAGCCGTTTCAGCAGGGGTGGATTACATCGGTTTTGTCTTCGCCCCTAGTAAAAGACAGGTGACCTTGGAAGAGGCTACTGAGCTGGCAAAGCTCATTCCTGTCAACGTTAAAAAGGTTGGTGTATTTGTTTTACCAAGTCGAGCTCAACTGTTAGAAGCGATTGAAAAAGTTGGCTTGGACTTGATTCAAGTTCATGGTCAGGTAGGGGATGATTTGTTTGAGGATTTACCTTGTGCCAGCATTCAGGCTGTGCAAGTGGATGGAAATGGACATGTGCCCAATTCTCAGGCAGATTATCTACTCTTTGATGCCCCTGTTGCTGGGAGTGGCCAGACCTTTGACTGGGGTCAACTGAATACGACAGGACTAGTTCAGCCCATCTTTATCGCAGGTGGGCTTAATGAAGATAATGTAGTAAAAGCAATTCAACACTTTACTCCCTATGCAGTAGATGTATCTAGCGGAGTGGAGACAGATGGACAAAAAGATCATGAAAAGATTAGAAGATTTATAGAGAGGGCAAAGAATGGCATATCAAGAACCAAATAA
- a CDS encoding low temperature requirement protein A has product MTTLIKHKRVEFSELFYDLVFVFAISKVTTLIDHLHNGILTWNSFLDFFIAILVLIDSWMIQTDYTNRYGKNSLFNMVIMFIKMGLLLFIANMIGPDWQQYFHYLCWAIGTLTLTLFFQYLVEFFRKSTDDVERESIKGFLWITGLGSLGVYLAALLPIYVRVYIFFASILFIFIMPSILLNKDKHYQVNLPHLIERISLLVIITFGEMITNLANFFTIENFSIYSVLYLIIMISLFLFYFGQFDHAIDEKSNQKGLFLIYSHYPIFIGLMMMTVSMSFLQNPEANLLVATSFSYIGFGLFQAAVLVNGPYNKHYLRYSKSYYCVQATLYLAAFILSLIFASNPIIVVSITTILALAIAIHFIYFYMTQNKKYSKSNWELF; this is encoded by the coding sequence ATGACAACTCTTATTAAACATAAACGTGTAGAATTTTCAGAACTTTTTTATGACTTAGTTTTTGTTTTTGCAATTTCAAAAGTAACTACTTTAATCGACCATCTTCATAACGGTATTTTGACTTGGAATTCTTTCCTTGATTTTTTCATTGCTATTTTGGTTCTCATCGATTCCTGGATGATTCAAACCGATTATACCAATCGCTATGGAAAGAACTCTTTATTTAACATGGTAATCATGTTTATCAAAATGGGACTTTTACTCTTTATAGCCAATATGATTGGACCTGATTGGCAACAATATTTTCATTATCTCTGTTGGGCTATTGGTACATTAACCCTTACCTTATTTTTTCAATATTTGGTTGAATTTTTTAGAAAATCAACCGATGATGTTGAACGGGAAAGTATCAAAGGTTTTCTATGGATAACAGGTCTAGGAAGTTTAGGAGTCTATCTAGCAGCTCTTCTTCCTATTTACGTTAGAGTCTATATCTTCTTTGCTAGTATTCTGTTTATCTTTATTATGCCAAGTATCTTGCTTAATAAAGATAAGCATTACCAGGTAAATCTCCCCCATTTAATCGAGCGCATCTCCCTTCTTGTCATTATTACGTTTGGAGAGATGATTACGAATCTAGCTAACTTCTTTACAATCGAGAATTTCTCGATTTATTCGGTTCTTTATCTCATTATTATGATCTCTCTGTTCTTGTTTTATTTTGGTCAATTCGACCATGCTATTGATGAAAAATCTAATCAAAAGGGACTATTTCTAATTTACAGTCACTATCCTATTTTCATTGGACTTATGATGATGACTGTATCGATGAGTTTTCTTCAGAATCCTGAAGCTAATCTTCTCGTTGCAACCAGCTTCTCTTATATCGGATTTGGCCTCTTTCAAGCTGCTGTCCTAGTAAATGGGCCCTATAACAAACACTATCTTCGCTATTCGAAAAGTTACTACTGTGTCCAAGCGACACTCTATCTGGCTGCCTTTATTCTCTCTTTAATCTTTGCTTCTAATCCTATAATAGTAGTGAGTATAACAACCATTTTAGCTCTAGCTATAGCCATTCATTTTATTTATTTTTATATGACACAGAATAAAAAATATTCCAAATCTAACTGGGAGTTATTTTAA
- a CDS encoding DUF308 domain-containing protein, with protein sequence MKFSNRLLLFLAGVVFVLLGLFLFTNPVANLVAYSWWIAFGLLVSSIAAILGYFSVPKELRSPAHLFQGIVNLLLALYLVAYGFVTLPVVIPTILGIWLIVEAIIVFFKGNRLGLIFPIIGNHIMWIALLAFLLGLVILFNPVATSVFVVYVVAFAFLIVGFTYILDAFRK encoded by the coding sequence ATGAAATTTTCTAATCGTTTACTGCTATTCCTTGCAGGAGTTGTTTTTGTCCTTTTAGGACTTTTCCTATTTACAAACCCAGTAGCTAATCTTGTTGCTTACAGCTGGTGGATTGCATTTGGTTTACTGGTTTCTTCTATAGCAGCTATTTTAGGCTATTTCTCTGTACCAAAAGAGCTTCGCTCACCAGCTCATCTTTTCCAAGGGATTGTTAATCTTCTCTTAGCTCTTTACCTCGTTGCCTATGGCTTTGTGACGCTGCCAGTTGTCATTCCAACTATTTTAGGAATTTGGTTAATTGTAGAAGCCATTATAGTTTTCTTTAAAGGCAATCGTTTGGGATTGATTTTCCCTATTATTGGCAACCATATCATGTGGATAGCGTTGCTTGCATTTTTACTAGGTCTAGTGATTTTGTTCAATCCAGTAGCTACAAGTGTCTTTGTCGTTTATGTCGTTGCCTTTGCATTTTTAATTGTTGGTTTCACCTATATCCTTGATGCCTTTCGTAAATAA
- the trpB gene encoding tryptophan synthase subunit beta yields the protein MAYQEPNKDGFYGKFGGRFVPETLMTAVLELEKAYLESQEDPSFQEELTQLLRQYVGRETPLYYAKNLTQHIGGAKIYLKREDLNHTGAHKINNALGQVLLAKRMGKKKIIAETGAGQHGVATATAAALFNMECTIYMGEEDVKRQALNVFRMELLGAKVEAVTDGSRVLKDAVNAALRSWVANIDDTHYILGSALGPHPFPEIVRDFQSVIGREAKQQYRDLTGQDLPDALVACVGGGSNAIGLFHPFVEDESVAMYGAEAAGLGVDTEHHAATLTKGRPGVLHGSLMDVLQDAHGQILEAFSISAGLDYPGIGPEHSHYHDIKRASYVPVTDEEALEGFQLLSRVEGIIPALESSHAIAFAVKLAKELGPDKSMIVCLSGRGDKDVVQVKDRLEVDAAKKGEAHA from the coding sequence ATGGCATATCAAGAACCAAATAAAGATGGATTTTACGGAAAATTCGGCGGACGTTTTGTCCCAGAAACATTGATGACAGCAGTTTTGGAGTTGGAAAAAGCCTACCTTGAAAGTCAGGAAGATCCCAGTTTCCAAGAGGAATTGACCCAACTTTTGCGCCAGTATGTAGGGCGTGAAACTCCCCTTTACTATGCAAAAAACTTGACCCAGCATATCGGCGGAGCCAAGATTTACCTCAAACGGGAAGATCTCAATCATACAGGTGCCCACAAGATTAACAATGCCTTGGGACAAGTTTTGCTTGCTAAACGCATGGGTAAAAAGAAAATTATCGCTGAAACAGGCGCTGGTCAGCACGGTGTGGCAACTGCAACAGCTGCGGCCCTCTTTAACATGGAATGTACCATCTACATGGGTGAGGAAGATGTCAAGCGCCAAGCCCTTAATGTCTTCCGCATGGAGCTTTTGGGAGCCAAGGTCGAGGCCGTGACAGATGGTTCGCGCGTGCTCAAGGATGCGGTCAATGCAGCCCTTCGTTCATGGGTGGCTAATATCGACGATACCCACTATATCCTTGGTTCTGCCTTGGGACCTCATCCATTCCCAGAAATCGTTCGTGATTTCCAAAGTGTCATTGGTCGAGAAGCCAAACAACAGTACCGTGACTTGACAGGTCAAGATTTGCCAGATGCCCTGGTAGCCTGTGTTGGTGGTGGTTCTAATGCTATTGGTCTCTTCCATCCATTTGTAGAAGATGAGTCAGTAGCCATGTATGGGGCTGAAGCGGCAGGACTAGGTGTGGATACAGAGCACCACGCAGCGACTTTGACCAAGGGTCGTCCGGGTGTCCTCCACGGTTCTCTTATGGATGTGCTTCAAGATGCTCATGGTCAAATTCTTGAAGCTTTCTCTATCTCAGCCGGTTTGGACTATCCTGGTATCGGTCCAGAACATTCTCACTACCACGATATCAAACGTGCCAGCTATGTTCCTGTGACAGATGAGGAAGCCTTGGAAGGATTCCAACTCTTGTCTCGCGTGGAAGGGATTATCCCAGCCTTGGAATCTAGCCATGCTATCGCTTTTGCAGTGAAATTGGCCAAAGAACTTGGTCCAGACAAGTCAATGATTGTCTGCCTATCCGGTCGTGGGGACAAGGATGTAGTTCAAGTCAAAGACCGCTTGGAAGTAGATGCAGCAAAGAAGGGAGAAGCCCATGCCTAA
- the trpA gene encoding tryptophan synthase subunit alpha — protein sequence MPKTLTEKLNAIKAAGKGIFVPYIMAGDHEKGLDGLAETIHFLEDLGVSAIEVGIPFSDPVADGPVIEEAGLRSLAHGTSTQALVETLKTIQTEIPLVIMTYFNPLFQYGVENFVKDLADTAVKGLIIPDLPHEHANFVEPFLADTDIALIPLVSLTTGLERQKELIKGAEGFVYAVAVNGVTGKSGNYRADLDKHLAQLHQVADIPVLTGFGVSSQADVERFNAVSDGVIVGSKIVKALHQGEPIEDFIKQAVAYQK from the coding sequence ATGCCTAAGACTTTAACAGAAAAATTGAACGCTATCAAAGCAGCTGGAAAAGGAATTTTTGTTCCCTATATCATGGCTGGAGACCATGAGAAAGGTTTGGATGGTCTTGCTGAAACAATCCACTTTTTAGAAGATTTGGGTGTTTCAGCTATTGAAGTGGGTATTCCCTTTTCAGACCCTGTTGCAGATGGACCTGTGATCGAAGAAGCAGGCTTGCGTAGTCTAGCTCATGGGACTTCTACCCAGGCTTTGGTTGAAACTTTGAAAACCATTCAGACAGAAATTCCACTTGTCATCATGACCTACTTTAACCCCCTCTTTCAGTACGGTGTTGAGAACTTTGTTAAAGATTTGGCAGATACAGCGGTCAAGGGCTTGATTATTCCAGACCTGCCTCATGAGCATGCCAACTTTGTAGAGCCCTTTTTGGCAGATACAGACATTGCCTTGATTCCCCTAGTTAGTTTGACCACAGGACTTGAGCGCCAAAAAGAGTTGATCAAGGGAGCTGAAGGATTCGTCTATGCCGTTGCTGTCAATGGGGTGACAGGGAAATCAGGAAATTACCGTGCAGACTTGGACAAGCACTTGGCGCAATTGCATCAAGTAGCTGACATCCCAGTCTTGACAGGTTTTGGTGTGTCTAGCCAGGCTGATGTAGAACGCTTCAATGCGGTATCAGATGGCGTTATCGTCGGTTCAAAAATTGTAAAAGCTCTCCACCAAGGAGAGCCGATTGAGGACTTTATCAAACAAGCAGTAGCTTACCAAAAATAA